One region of Desulfobacterales bacterium genomic DNA includes:
- a CDS encoding tetratricopeptide repeat protein: protein MMRIAVLSLTIAFCLGIGHADAQNISDEARRHFDRGMAAVEMAKSPADYKDAIKEFEKAARLAPGWADVYYNLGMVQEKANKYDEAVTSFRRYLRLAPNARDAETVKSLINRLEFKAQKISEQAKIPALLVGKWQGYGGDCCGGRQPMIQFRIVSDMIAVRIPVTWDADRVRRTDYKSYPVEIEGQTIRFDFKAKLLLRGLNSTSYCNMRYELRLTDPNRLEGKMFLNDNPARRVNFGKMP, encoded by the coding sequence ATGATGAGAATTGCCGTACTAAGTTTAACCATTGCTTTTTGTCTCGGCATTGGCCATGCAGATGCTCAAAACATCTCCGATGAGGCGCGGCGTCATTTTGATCGCGGCATGGCCGCTGTGGAGATGGCAAAGTCGCCTGCGGATTATAAAGACGCAATCAAAGAGTTTGAGAAGGCGGCAAGGCTGGCACCTGGTTGGGCTGATGTATACTACAACCTTGGAATGGTGCAGGAAAAAGCGAATAAATACGACGAAGCAGTAACAAGCTTCAGGAGATACCTACGGCTTGCTCCAAATGCAAGAGATGCTGAAACGGTAAAAAGTCTCATCAATAGGCTGGAGTTTAAAGCCCAAAAAATATCGGAACAGGCTAAAATTCCAGCGCTATTGGTGGGAAAATGGCAGGGGTATGGTGGTGACTGTTGCGGTGGCAGGCAGCCAATGATACAATTTCGCATCGTAAGTGACATGATAGCCGTCCGCATACCTGTGACTTGGGATGCCGACAGGGTACGCCGGACTGACTACAAGAGCTATCCGGTCGAAATAGAAGGGCAAACCATCCGTTTCGACTTTAAAGCCAAGCTACTGCTACGAGGATTGAATTCCACGAGCTATTGTAATATGCGATATGAGCTTAGACTGACCGATCCCAACAGATTGGAGGGGAAGATGTTTCTAAATGACAACCCCGCCCGTAGGGTCAATTTCGGAAAAATGCCCTAA
- a CDS encoding transposase: protein MPRHKRINVPGAIHHVITRGLNRQKIFPGDKDREDFLSRLEKALSQTSCHCLAWSLQSDHFHLLIRTDTKPLGDLMRKVLSGYAIAFNRRHQRSGYLFQNRYKSILCQEDAYLLELVRYIHLNPVRAGIVKNIEELGVYRWTGHGVLVGRRRRSWQDRDGVLGHFAEKKREAVNRYRQFVSDGFNMGKRKELTGGGLVRSAGGWQSLLEMRRAKAYWRGDERILGDSDFVGNVLQEAEEELSRKEELKRQGWDLQRLVNEVCRLLAVDVDDLQKKGRANNISMAKGVICYLGYYELGINGAELARFFNISRPSVSKAIQRGDKFIKNNDLKVLS, encoded by the coding sequence ATGCCACGTCATAAACGCATCAATGTTCCGGGAGCGATTCACCATGTCATTACCAGAGGGTTGAATCGTCAGAAGATTTTTCCAGGAGACAAGGACCGGGAAGATTTTCTTTCTCGTCTCGAAAAGGCACTTTCTCAAACCAGTTGTCACTGCTTGGCCTGGTCGCTCCAGTCGGATCACTTTCACCTTTTAATCCGCACCGACACAAAACCTCTTGGCGATCTGATGCGCAAGGTCCTTTCCGGATATGCCATTGCGTTTAATCGCAGGCATCAACGGAGTGGTTATCTTTTTCAGAATCGTTATAAATCAATATTGTGCCAGGAAGATGCATATCTCCTGGAGCTTGTTCGCTATATTCACCTGAACCCGGTTCGGGCCGGGATCGTAAAAAACATTGAGGAGTTGGGTGTATATCGTTGGACCGGCCATGGTGTTCTGGTAGGGCGCAGGCGGAGAAGTTGGCAGGATCGTGATGGTGTCCTTGGCCACTTTGCTGAGAAGAAGCGGGAAGCTGTAAACCGTTACCGGCAATTTGTATCTGACGGCTTCAACATGGGCAAGCGGAAAGAATTGACTGGCGGTGGCTTGGTACGAAGCGCCGGCGGCTGGCAAAGCTTGTTGGAAATGCGACGGGCAAAAGCGTACTGGCGTGGAGATGAGCGAATACTTGGTGACAGTGATTTTGTCGGCAATGTGCTCCAGGAAGCGGAAGAGGAATTAAGCCGGAAAGAGGAGTTGAAAAGACAGGGCTGGGATTTGCAACGGTTGGTGAATGAAGTGTGCCGACTCCTTGCAGTGGATGTCGATGATTTGCAGAAAAAAGGCCGTGCCAATAACATCTCAATGGCCAAGGGGGTGATCTGCTATCTCGGGTATTATGAGCTTGGCATCAATGGGGCGGAACTGGCCAGGTTTTTTAATATTTCCAGGCCGTCTGTTTCAAAAGCGATTCAGCGGGGAGATAAATTTATAAAGAATAATGACCTTAAGGTATTAAGCTAA
- a CDS encoding ribbon-helix-helix domain-containing protein — protein MAISLRIPADKEELIRKVAQKTGKTKTAVILEAVDAKLGLQKNRKQLIRELAGWMPHTEAEELRDSLQIFNRINEGDWE, from the coding sequence ATGGCAATCAGTTTGAGAATTCCGGCTGACAAAGAAGAATTAATTCGGAAAGTTGCTCAGAAAACAGGCAAAACGAAAACAGCCGTAATTTTGGAGGCCGTTGATGCAAAATTAGGTCTGCAAAAAAACAGAAAGCAACTGATCCGGGAGCTTGCCGGCTGGATGCCCCATACTGAAGCGGAAGAATTAAGAGACTCCCTGCAAATTTTCAATCGGATCAACGAAGGGGACTGGGAGTGA
- a CDS encoding type II toxin-antitoxin system VapC family toxin gives MRLVLDTNIYCDYAEGVPSVVDSIAEFGEEIYLPAVVIAELTFGFMNGTKQEDNEKKLQHIIEQLQIEIIDINKDVARKYALIYLHLVKKGRRIPINDVWIAACCMKIGGTLLTRDSHFEAVELIDRLPIE, from the coding sequence GTGAGACTCGTTCTTGATACCAATATTTATTGTGATTATGCCGAGGGGGTTCCATCTGTTGTCGATAGCATCGCGGAATTCGGAGAAGAAATTTATCTGCCGGCAGTAGTGATCGCTGAATTGACCTTCGGTTTTATGAATGGCACGAAGCAGGAAGACAATGAAAAAAAACTGCAACACATTATCGAGCAACTGCAAATTGAGATTATCGATATAAACAAAGATGTTGCCAGAAAATACGCCCTCATTTACCTTCATCTGGTCAAAAAAGGGCGCAGGATTCCGATCAACGATGTGTGGATAGCGGCCTGTTGTATGAAAATAGGCGGCACCCTTCTCACAAGGGACAGTCATTTTGAAGCAGTTGAATTAATTGACCGTCTCCCCATAGAATGA
- the bioA gene encoding adenosylmethionine--8-amino-7-oxononanoate transaminase, producing MTDNKKNPRDPVWYPFTQMQEFLHGSPFTIAAAEGCWLIDEAGNRYLDGVSSLWTNVHGHRHPMIDEAVRTQLARVAHSTMLGLTHPGGIELARQLIELAPASLSRVFYSDSGATSVEIALKMAYQYWQLKGETRRHLFLKLGEAYHGDTIGAVSLGGMDLFHERFGRLLFDTITIPCPHLYRHPYGDISEEEAVSRFYVDTGKIIARFADRACAVIVEPIIQGAAGMIVHPEGFLSHLRELTRKHDLLLIVDEVAVGFGRTGKMFACEWEGVEPDLMCLGKGISGGYMPLAATLASEEIFSAYLGEFGELKTFFHGHTYTGNPLACAAALASLQVFAQERTLTDEVFGPKAEIYAQGMARLARLDHVGSTRYRGLMGGVELVRDKASREPYPFAERMGNRVIIEARKRGVILRPLGDVIVLLPPLAISVKELEQLFTVTEQAIMAVCS from the coding sequence ATGACTGATAACAAAAAAAATCCCAGGGACCCGGTCTGGTATCCCTTTACCCAGATGCAGGAGTTTCTCCATGGGTCGCCCTTTACCATTGCGGCGGCCGAGGGCTGCTGGCTGATCGACGAAGCGGGCAACCGCTATCTGGACGGGGTTTCTTCCTTATGGACCAATGTGCACGGCCATCGCCATCCAATGATCGACGAGGCGGTCCGGACCCAGCTTGCCAGGGTGGCGCACAGCACCATGCTCGGTCTTACCCATCCCGGCGGCATCGAACTTGCCCGGCAATTGATCGAACTTGCGCCCGCTTCTCTCAGCCGGGTTTTTTATTCCGATTCCGGGGCCACCTCGGTGGAGATCGCCCTGAAGATGGCCTATCAGTACTGGCAGCTCAAGGGCGAGACCAGGCGGCATCTCTTCCTCAAGCTGGGCGAGGCCTACCACGGAGATACCATCGGCGCGGTCTCCCTGGGCGGCATGGACCTGTTCCACGAGCGGTTCGGCCGGCTGCTCTTTGACACTATCACCATTCCCTGCCCCCATCTCTACCGCCACCCCTATGGGGATATCAGCGAGGAGGAGGCCGTGTCGCGCTTCTACGTTGATACCGGGAAAATCATCGCCAGGTTCGCTGACCGGGCCTGCGCGGTGATAGTGGAGCCGATCATCCAGGGCGCGGCCGGGATGATCGTCCACCCCGAGGGTTTTTTGAGTCATCTGCGGGAGTTGACCCGCAAACATGATCTGCTCCTGATCGTTGACGAGGTGGCGGTCGGTTTCGGTCGAACCGGCAAGATGTTTGCCTGCGAATGGGAGGGAGTGGAGCCGGACCTGATGTGCCTGGGCAAGGGGATCAGCGGTGGGTATATGCCCCTGGCCGCCACCCTGGCCAGCGAGGAAATTTTTTCCGCTTATCTGGGCGAGTTCGGCGAGCTGAAGACCTTTTTCCACGGCCATACCTATACCGGCAACCCCCTGGCCTGCGCCGCGGCCCTGGCCTCGCTCCAGGTGTTTGCCCAGGAAAGGACCCTGACGGACGAGGTGTTCGGGCCCAAGGCTGAAATATACGCCCAGGGCATGGCCCGGCTGGCCCGGCTCGACCATGTGGGCTCGACCCGGTATCGCGGCTTGATGGGCGGGGTGGAACTGGTCAGGGACAAGGCGAGCCGGGAACCCTATCCCTTTGCCGAGCGGATGGGCAACCGGGTGATTATCGAGGCCCGCAAGCGCGGGGTGATCCTCCGGCCCCTGGGCGACGTGATCGTGCTGCTGCCGCCGCTGGCCATATCGGTAAAGGAACTGGAGCAGTTGTTTACGGTCACCGAACAGGCGATTATGGCGGTGTGTTCTTAA
- a CDS encoding ABC transporter ATP-binding protein has product MPAVDKKSPTLPDNGFRAQGLCKSYDTGTNRIEVLTGLDLSLTRGEMVAIVGVSGTGKTTLLHILGTLDRPDSGSLSYHGQDLFSKNDLQLSAFRNKTIGFVFQFHHLLPEFTALENVTMPGRIARWPLERVESEAAEVLTRVGLDNRMDHKVGELSGGEQQRVALARALVMKPALLLADEPTGNLDSKTGRKVFDLIQEMGHQYSLSTVMVTHNLDLARQMDRCLTLTDGRLI; this is encoded by the coding sequence ATGCCCGCAGTTGATAAAAAATCACCGACCCTGCCGGACAACGGCTTCCGCGCCCAGGGTCTCTGCAAGAGCTATGATACCGGCACCAACCGGATCGAGGTGTTGACCGGGCTGGACCTTTCCCTGACCAGGGGGGAAATGGTGGCCATTGTCGGGGTCTCGGGCACCGGCAAGACCACCCTGCTCCATATCCTCGGCACCCTGGACCGGCCGGACAGCGGCTCGCTCAGCTACCATGGCCAGGACCTGTTCAGTAAGAACGACCTGCAGTTATCCGCCTTTCGCAATAAGACCATTGGTTTTGTCTTCCAGTTCCATCACCTGCTGCCCGAATTCACGGCCCTGGAAAACGTGACCATGCCGGGCCGGATCGCCCGCTGGCCCCTGGAACGGGTGGAAAGCGAGGCCGCGGAGGTGCTGACCAGGGTCGGGCTGGACAACCGCATGGATCATAAGGTGGGCGAACTGTCCGGCGGCGAGCAGCAACGGGTGGCCCTGGCCCGGGCCCTGGTCATGAAACCGGCCCTGCTCCTGGCCGACGAGCCCACCGGCAACCTGGACAGCAAGACCGGCCGCAAGGTGTTTGACCTGATCCAGGAGATGGGCCACCAGTACTCGCTGTCCACGGTAATGGTCACCCACAACCTGGACCTGGCCCGACAGATGGACCGTTGTCTCACCCTGACCGATGGCCGGCTGATATAA
- a CDS encoding lipoprotein-releasing ABC transporter permease subunit — translation MQYEWFVSLRHLRARQRQGFISLISLISVSGVALGVMALIVVLAVMTGFTQELRQKILGFNSHVVVQAQAGPIADPQALLEKVTTVAGVRAATPYIYIQTMITSWGEGGVGAVVRGIDPDSAGRVITLDHQLTKGRIADLTAGPGTRIPGIILGKQLAEQLRVGMGDKVRLLSADGPLTPMGVIPQIRTCRVVGIFASGMYEYDSSLAYVSLATAQQFLDLGGRVHGLEIRVDDIYQAPAIAGRIQKKLGPGYLARDWISMNHNLFSALKLEKTAMFIVLALIMLVAAFNIISTLIMVVMEKGKEIAVLKSMGATSASIMRIFIYQGLIIGLSGTILGVIGGLTICKLLSRYQFIKLPGDVYPMTTLPVQVLPLDVTMVAISAVFITLLATLYPSWQASRVDPVVALRYE, via the coding sequence TTGCAATACGAATGGTTCGTCAGCCTTCGCCACCTGAGGGCCAGACAACGGCAGGGCTTTATCTCGCTTATTTCGCTGATTTCGGTTTCCGGGGTCGCGCTGGGGGTAATGGCCCTGATCGTGGTCCTGGCGGTGATGACCGGCTTCACCCAGGAGCTGCGCCAGAAAATCCTCGGGTTCAACTCCCATGTGGTGGTGCAGGCCCAGGCCGGCCCGATCGCCGATCCCCAGGCCCTGTTGGAAAAGGTGACAACAGTGGCCGGGGTCCGGGCCGCGACCCCCTATATCTATATCCAGACCATGATCACCAGTTGGGGCGAGGGCGGCGTCGGCGCGGTGGTCCGCGGCATCGACCCGGATTCCGCCGGCCGGGTGATCACCCTGGACCATCAGTTGACCAAGGGCCGGATTGCCGATCTGACCGCCGGGCCGGGGACCAGGATCCCGGGGATCATCCTCGGCAAACAGCTTGCCGAGCAGTTGCGGGTGGGAATGGGTGACAAGGTGCGGCTCCTGTCCGCCGACGGGCCGTTGACCCCGATGGGGGTCATCCCCCAGATCAGGACCTGCCGGGTGGTGGGGATCTTTGCCTCCGGGATGTACGAGTATGACTCCTCCCTGGCCTATGTCTCCCTGGCCACGGCCCAGCAGTTCCTCGATCTCGGCGGCCGGGTCCACGGACTCGAGATCCGGGTGGACGACATCTACCAGGCCCCGGCCATTGCCGGCCGGATCCAGAAAAAACTCGGCCCCGGCTATCTGGCCCGGGACTGGATCTCGATGAACCACAACCTCTTCTCAGCGCTCAAGCTGGAAAAGACCGCGATGTTCATCGTCCTGGCCCTGATCATGCTGGTGGCCGCCTTTAATATCATCTCCACCCTGATCATGGTGGTCATGGAAAAGGGCAAGGAGATCGCAGTACTCAAATCAATGGGCGCCACCTCGGCCTCGATCATGCGGATCTTTATCTACCAGGGGCTGATCATCGGCCTGTCCGGCACGATCCTGGGGGTTATCGGCGGACTGACCATCTGCAAGCTCCTGAGCCGCTACCAGTTCATCAAGCTGCCCGGCGACGTCTATCCGATGACCACCCTGCCGGTCCAGGTCCTGCCCCTGGATGTAACCATGGTGGCGATATCAGCGGTGTTCATCACCCTGCTCGCCACCCTCTACCCATCCTGGCAGGCCTCCCGGGTGGACCCGGTGGTGGCCCTGCGCTATGAGTAA